In Lotus japonicus ecotype B-129 chromosome 5, LjGifu_v1.2, one genomic interval encodes:
- the LOC130718452 gene encoding serine/arginine-rich SC35-like splicing factor SCL33 encodes MRGRSYSYSPSPPRRYGGRRRRSPSPKGRYRGRERDLPTSLLVRNLHRDTRTEDLHGPFSHFGPIKDVYLPRDYYTGNPRGFGFVQYVDPADAADAKYHMDGQILLGRELTVVFAEENRKKPAEMRARERHSARERSYDYRRSPRGYSRSPRYARTYSRSPDYTPSPRRRRYSRSISPRDRRYGRRSYSGSPYGSRSRSRSRSYSRRSYSRSMSRSPGYSR; translated from the exons ATGAGGGGGAGAAGCTACAGTTACAGTCCCTCACCTCCAAGGCGTTACGGCGGCCGAAGAAGGCGCAGTCCTAGCCCTAAGGGCCGCTACCGTGGAAGGGAAAGGGATTTGCCTACTAGTCTTCTGGTTCGGAACCTGCACAGAGATACCAG GACAGAAGATCTGCATGGTCCCTTTAGCCACTTTGGTCCTATCAAAGATGTTTATCTGCCTCGCGATTATTATACTGG GAATCCAAGAGGTTTTGGGTTTGTTCAATATGTGGATCCCGCTGATGCTGCAGATGCAAAATATCACATGGACGGTCAAATTCTTCTTGGTCGTGAGTTAACTGTGGTGTTTGCCGAAGAAAACAGAAAGAAGCCTGCAGAAATGAGGGCAAGAGAGCGTCATAG tgcTAGGGAGCGGTCATATGATTATAGGCGATCTCCGCGTGGGTATTCTCGTTCCCCGCGTTATGCACGGACCTATTCACGTAGTCCAGACTATACACCTTCTCCGAGAAGGCGGCGATATTCAAG GTCAATCTCACCAAGAGATAGAAGGTATGGTAGGCGATCATACTCTGGTTCACCTTATGGATCTAGAAGCCGCAGCCGAAGTAGGAGTTACAGCAGAAGGAGCTATAGTAGAAGCATGAGTAGGAGTCCAGGCTACTCTCGGTGA
- the LOC130719323 gene encoding zinc-finger homeodomain protein 10-like has product MQKKDEDFVQNFFNEIGIERWVLKVWMHNNKNTFGKRDGSNEINNNINNAGFAKSSFAKENHDLVINNNSNISEINGNGNCNHGAEDPIHHHYQNHGGATVRANGSS; this is encoded by the coding sequence ATGCAGAAGAAGGACGAGGATTTTGTTCAGAATTTCTTCAACGAGATTGGAATTGAAAGATGGGTTCTCAAAGTTTGGATGCACAACAACAAGAACACTTTTGGGAAGAGAGATGGTAGCAAcgaaatcaacaacaacatcaacaatgCTGGTTTTGCAAAGAGCTCTTTTGCAAAGGAAAATCATGACCTTGTTATCAACAACAATAGCAACATCTCTGAAATCAATGGCAATGGGAATTGCAACCATGGTGCTGAGGATCCAATTCATCATCACTACCAGAACCATGGTGGAGCAACTGTTCGTGCTAATGGGTCATCTTGA